From Pontibacter actiniarum, a single genomic window includes:
- a CDS encoding DEAD/DEAH box helicase gives MRFEDYRISDEIKKSLSKLGFKKPTDIQFKAIPPIMKGEDVLAIAQTGTGKTAAFAIPVLDRLQFSKNRKRGDGIKCVVMVPTRELALQITEVFNEIGRGTRVTTFCVYGGVEQGPQIAKLEDGIDVLVATPGRLFDLVSQGHIHLHRVEVLVLDEADHMLDLGFIHDIRQLITKLPRQRQTLFFSATINEKIKELAYSLVNKPVRIQISPKDPVAKSIDHSVMYVDMDDKRFFLERVVQENSDKKILAFVRTKVRAERVVAAMERVGIQAISIHGGKEQKDRLDVMRKFKKGEVKLLVATDVSARGIDIPNVEYVVNYDLPEQPENYVHRVGRTGRGTEKGIAVSFCAPEEKPILDEIQKYLTKDIKVLEVDKEDYEATIDFSAEAKYDWKALIKEAEQTDEKVKAAKSKKAKAKAKKKK, from the coding sequence ATGAGATTTGAAGATTACCGTATCTCCGACGAGATAAAGAAAAGCCTGAGCAAGCTGGGCTTTAAAAAGCCGACCGATATCCAGTTCAAAGCTATCCCACCGATCATGAAGGGCGAGGATGTGCTGGCCATTGCCCAGACGGGTACAGGTAAAACAGCCGCCTTTGCTATTCCGGTGCTCGACAGGCTGCAGTTTAGCAAAAACCGCAAGCGCGGCGACGGCATTAAGTGCGTGGTGATGGTGCCGACCCGCGAACTGGCGCTGCAGATAACCGAGGTGTTTAACGAAATCGGCCGCGGCACCCGCGTTACAACCTTTTGCGTGTACGGCGGGGTGGAGCAGGGGCCGCAGATCGCGAAGCTGGAAGACGGTATTGACGTGCTGGTGGCCACGCCGGGCCGCCTGTTCGACCTGGTGAGCCAGGGGCATATACACCTGCACCGCGTGGAAGTGCTGGTGCTGGACGAGGCCGACCACATGCTGGACCTGGGCTTTATCCACGACATCCGGCAGCTGATCACAAAACTGCCGCGCCAGCGCCAGACGCTGTTCTTCTCGGCCACCATCAACGAAAAGATAAAGGAGCTGGCCTACTCGCTGGTGAACAAGCCGGTCCGCATCCAGATCTCCCCGAAAGACCCGGTGGCGAAAAGCATAGACCACTCCGTGATGTACGTGGACATGGACGACAAGCGCTTCTTTCTGGAGCGCGTGGTGCAGGAGAACTCGGACAAGAAGATACTGGCCTTTGTGCGTACCAAAGTGCGCGCTGAGCGTGTGGTGGCGGCCATGGAGCGTGTGGGCATTCAGGCCATAAGCATACATGGCGGCAAAGAGCAGAAAGACCGCCTGGATGTAATGCGCAAGTTTAAGAAGGGCGAAGTGAAGCTGCTGGTTGCCACCGACGTGAGCGCTCGCGGCATCGATATCCCGAACGTGGAGTACGTGGTGAACTACGACCTGCCGGAGCAGCCGGAGAACTACGTGCACCGGGTGGGCCGTACCGGCCGTGGCACCGAAAAGGGCATCGCCGTGAGTTTCTGCGCCCCTGAGGAAAAGCCAATCCTGGACGAGATTCAGAAGTACCTGACCAAGGACATTAAGGTGCTGGAAGTGGACAAGGAGGATTACGAAGCCACGATCGATTTCAGTGCCGAGGCCAAGTATGACTGGAAAGCGCTGATAAAAGAGGCGGAGCAGACAGATGAGAAGGTGAAGGCCGCCAAATCTAAAAAAGCGAAAGCCAAGGCAAAGAAAAAGAAGTAG
- a CDS encoding thiol-disulfide oxidoreductase DCC family protein translates to MVAKQGSSPAGVAAPPRPVLVYDGDCSFCKYWVHRWQHRTQGRVQYVPFQEVPDRFYGISHTQFRQSVYLITRYGQRLHGAEAVAVLLQLSGYGTWSGLYYRLPFVSTVAEAGYRLVANHRDFFFKLTQLFFRTT, encoded by the coding sequence ATGGTCGCTAAGCAAGGCAGTTCCCCAGCCGGGGTGGCCGCTCCGCCCCGGCCGGTGCTGGTGTACGACGGAGACTGCAGCTTTTGTAAATACTGGGTGCACCGCTGGCAGCACCGCACGCAGGGCAGGGTGCAGTATGTGCCCTTTCAGGAGGTGCCAGACAGATTTTACGGTATCAGCCATACGCAATTCCGCCAGTCTGTGTACCTGATTACGCGCTACGGGCAGCGCCTGCACGGAGCCGAGGCGGTGGCTGTGCTCTTGCAGCTGAGCGGCTACGGCACCTGGAGCGGACTATACTACCGCCTGCCCTTCGTCAGTACGGTGGCAGAGGCAGGGTATCGCCTGGTGGCCAACCACCGCGACTTCTTCTTTAAGCTGACCCAACTGTTTTTCCGGACTACCTGA
- a CDS encoding peptidase domain-containing ABC transporter: MNTSSKKKYTPMQRFLQLLTLERREILYMYVYALTAGLISLSLPLGIQSIIGFVSSGEIPVSVVVLIALIVLALLLMGGLQVMQLWLVEFIQQRLFARTAFDFAYRVPRLQQEELRAYYPPELMNRFLDVPLLQKGLAKILIDFSTAVIQIIFGLILLSLYHPYFIFFGVILIIALGLILWWTGDKGVKTSLEESKYKYKLVAWLEEMARSLSTFQLVGHTNLPMQRTDGYVSSYLKVRKEHFRVLMTQYFSFVAFKTFITGGLLVLGCVLVVQQEINIGQFVASEIIIILLMTAVEKIIVKLDTVYDVLTSLDKIGTVTDLPIEEAQGIDLREGVKQGLEVQVKSLAYKYTDAKKLALDHVSFHIRPGERICLAGYNSSGKSTLINLLLGLFPSYEGSIAYNGLSLRDLNKASLRSLIGDNISKEQVFDGTFLDNLTLGQELPMQDVVWALEVTGLTQFVHALPEGLHTYLTGGSMRLPASVARKIILARSLVQRPRLLIIDDFWAGMEKPEKMRLLGLLFAPEFNWTVLIVSNDPDVMQLCHRTLLLQEGQLVASGPFAEMRQRHELQDLITIPV; this comes from the coding sequence ATGAATACTTCCTCTAAAAAGAAATACACGCCCATGCAGCGTTTCCTGCAGCTCCTGACGCTGGAGCGCCGCGAGATCCTGTACATGTACGTATACGCCCTCACCGCCGGCCTCATCAGCCTTTCGCTGCCGCTGGGCATCCAGAGCATCATCGGCTTCGTGTCGAGTGGCGAGATACCGGTTTCGGTGGTGGTGCTGATCGCGCTGATCGTGCTGGCCCTGCTGCTGATGGGCGGCCTGCAGGTTATGCAGCTGTGGCTCGTCGAGTTTATACAGCAGCGCCTGTTTGCCCGCACCGCCTTCGACTTTGCCTACCGCGTGCCGCGCCTGCAGCAGGAGGAGCTCCGGGCCTACTACCCGCCGGAGCTCATGAACCGCTTCCTGGATGTGCCGCTGCTGCAAAAGGGGCTTGCCAAAATACTCATTGACTTCTCCACGGCGGTTATCCAGATCATCTTCGGCCTTATTTTACTCTCGCTTTACCACCCGTACTTCATCTTCTTTGGCGTCATCCTTATAATTGCCCTGGGGCTCATACTTTGGTGGACAGGCGACAAGGGCGTAAAAACGAGCCTGGAGGAGTCGAAGTACAAGTATAAACTGGTGGCTTGGCTGGAGGAAATGGCGCGCTCGCTGAGCACCTTTCAGCTGGTGGGCCATACCAACCTGCCCATGCAGCGCACCGACGGCTACGTAAGCAGCTACCTGAAAGTGCGCAAGGAGCACTTCCGCGTGCTGATGACGCAATACTTCAGCTTTGTGGCCTTTAAGACCTTTATCACCGGCGGCCTGCTGGTGCTGGGCTGCGTGCTGGTGGTGCAGCAGGAGATCAACATCGGGCAGTTTGTGGCCTCTGAGATCATTATCATCCTCCTGATGACGGCGGTAGAGAAAATCATCGTGAAGCTGGACACCGTCTACGATGTGCTGACCTCGCTGGACAAGATCGGCACCGTGACGGACCTGCCCATAGAGGAGGCGCAAGGCATAGACCTGCGCGAGGGGGTAAAGCAGGGGCTTGAGGTGCAGGTGAAGAGCCTGGCCTACAAGTACACCGACGCTAAGAAGCTGGCCCTGGACCACGTCTCTTTCCACATACGCCCCGGCGAGCGCATCTGCCTGGCCGGCTACAACAGCTCGGGCAAATCGACCCTGATTAACCTGCTGCTGGGGCTGTTCCCCTCCTACGAGGGCAGCATCGCCTACAACGGCCTTTCGCTGCGCGACCTCAACAAGGCGAGCCTGCGCAGCCTTATCGGAGACAACATATCCAAGGAGCAGGTGTTTGACGGCACGTTTCTGGACAACCTGACGCTGGGCCAGGAGCTGCCGATGCAGGACGTGGTCTGGGCGCTGGAGGTGACCGGCCTCACCCAGTTCGTGCATGCCCTGCCGGAGGGTCTGCACACGTACCTTACCGGCGGCAGCATGCGCCTGCCCGCCAGCGTTGCCCGCAAAATCATACTTGCCCGCAGCCTGGTGCAGCGGCCCCGGCTGCTCATTATCGACGATTTCTGGGCAGGCATGGAAAAACCTGAGAAAATGCGCCTGCTGGGCCTGCTGTTTGCCCCCGAGTTTAACTGGACCGTGCTGATCGTGAGCAACGACCCGGATGTGATGCAGCTGTGCCACCGGACCCTGCTGCTGCAGGAAGGGCAGCTGGTGGCAAGCGGCCCTTTTGCCGAAATGCGCCAGCGCCACGAGTTACAAGACCTGATTACCATACCTGTTTAA
- a CDS encoding TM2 domain-containing protein, whose translation MASILHLMPDLEPDEMRYVQSLVQDLSEDEARQFASIYRSRRREPMLLLITTIIGFFGVAGIQRFVVGQIGLGLLYFFTGGLCLVGTIVDLINHKRLAYEYNVKEADKTMGMLRYNRY comes from the coding sequence ATGGCAAGTATACTCCACCTGATGCCGGACCTGGAGCCGGATGAAATGCGCTACGTGCAGAGCCTGGTACAGGACCTGAGCGAGGATGAGGCGCGCCAGTTTGCCAGCATCTATCGGTCGCGCCGCCGGGAGCCCATGCTGCTGCTGATCACAACCATCATCGGCTTTTTCGGGGTGGCGGGTATCCAGCGTTTCGTTGTGGGGCAGATCGGGCTGGGCTTGCTGTACTTCTTCACGGGTGGGCTCTGCCTGGTTGGTACCATTGTGGATTTGATCAACCACAAGCGCCTGGCTTACGAGTACAACGTGAAGGAGGCTGATAAAACGATGGGCATGCTGCGCTACAACCGCTACTAA
- a CDS encoding DUF2752 domain-containing protein has translation MKHLGSVYSGWHWVQARLPLEVLLWLLGLAVLALTDPHEEHLFSFCPFSWVLESGCPGCGLGHGIAYLARGEWEASWRAHPLAAPAVVLLLWRCGRLLYFYRKRNHQLTKVKCYGKYTPPDAGPGAG, from the coding sequence ATGAAGCATTTGGGTAGTGTTTATAGCGGTTGGCATTGGGTGCAGGCGCGGCTGCCCCTCGAGGTGCTGCTGTGGCTGCTGGGGCTGGCTGTGCTTGCCCTAACGGACCCGCATGAGGAGCACCTGTTTAGCTTTTGCCCTTTTAGCTGGGTGCTGGAGAGCGGCTGCCCCGGCTGCGGCCTGGGGCATGGTATTGCCTATCTGGCACGGGGAGAGTGGGAGGCGTCTTGGCGTGCCCACCCGCTGGCAGCGCCTGCGGTTGTGCTGTTGCTATGGCGCTGCGGCAGGCTTTTATACTTTTATCGGAAACGGAATCATCAACTAACCAAAGTTAAGTGTTATGGCAAGTATACTCCACCTGATGCCGGACCTGGAGCCGGATGA
- a CDS encoding dihydrofolate reductase family protein: MQATRKLVLYIAASLDGFIARKNGDTSWLHDERYAIEGEDFGYRAFLQGIDTTLMGHSTYQAVLGFEIPFPYPDKTNYVFSRSQHPETEHVQFVQQGVPEFVQRLKQQPGQDIWLIGGGQVNTLLLNAGLIDEVVLTYIPIVLGSGIPLFAAGAREKQLQAQESRSFRNGFVQVSYSLTPA; the protein is encoded by the coding sequence ATGCAAGCAACACGAAAACTTGTCCTGTACATTGCCGCCAGCCTTGACGGCTTTATTGCCCGCAAAAACGGTGACACAAGCTGGCTCCACGACGAGCGGTACGCTATCGAAGGCGAAGACTTTGGCTACCGCGCCTTTCTCCAAGGCATCGACACAACACTAATGGGGCACAGCACCTACCAGGCTGTACTTGGTTTCGAGATACCCTTCCCCTATCCTGATAAAACGAACTATGTCTTCAGTCGCTCGCAGCACCCGGAAACGGAGCATGTGCAGTTTGTGCAGCAGGGGGTGCCGGAATTCGTACAGCGGCTAAAGCAACAGCCGGGGCAGGATATCTGGCTGATCGGGGGCGGCCAGGTTAACACGCTGCTTCTTAATGCGGGCTTGATAGATGAAGTTGTACTTACGTACATCCCCATAGTACTTGGTAGCGGTATCCCTCTCTTTGCTGCCGGTGCACGGGAAAAGCAGCTGCAGGCACAGGAGAGCAGGAGCTTCAGGAACGGCTTTGTGCAGGTAAGCTACAGTTTAACTCCCGCGTAA
- a CDS encoding c-type cytochrome: MKKTALLSAGLLFLLSLSFCGTARRGVPMFEPLSISSPAVAQGKAVFKAHCQKCHPGGTAGLGPAINNKPLPGFLIRYQVRHGLGVMPAFKEEVISDQELDHLVAYLKKLRKAKDEV; this comes from the coding sequence ATGAAAAAGACTGCGCTACTTTCCGCCGGCCTCCTGTTCCTGCTTTCGCTTAGCTTCTGTGGCACTGCCCGCCGCGGTGTTCCTATGTTCGAGCCGCTCTCTATAAGCAGCCCCGCCGTAGCCCAGGGCAAAGCAGTGTTTAAGGCCCACTGCCAGAAATGCCATCCGGGAGGTACTGCCGGGCTGGGGCCGGCTATCAACAACAAGCCGTTGCCGGGTTTCCTCATCCGGTACCAGGTGCGCCACGGGCTGGGGGTAATGCCTGCGTTCAAAGAAGAGGTAATCTCAGACCAGGAGCTCGACCACTTAGTGGCTTACCTTAAAAAGCTCCGCAAGGCGAAGGATGAAGTATAA
- a CDS encoding TetR/AcrR family transcriptional regulator: protein MLATGITLSLNHKSYLREPEGTELGRKIISESIKLIDELGFEQFTFKKLAAEIGSTEASVYRYFENKHKLLVYLVSWYWAWVDYRVSYEINNLQDPRERLRRVIDVISNTGQNDPATAHIDEEALHRIVIAEASKVYLTKDVDADNKEGYFLEYKRLCRHIADIVAELNPNYPYPHAIVSTMLEAAHQQVFFAEHLPSLTDMHGHQQPEAATCAFLKHLIFSAIDHSQ from the coding sequence ATGTTAGCAACAGGCATCACACTATCGCTCAACCACAAGTCGTACCTACGCGAGCCGGAGGGCACCGAGCTGGGGCGCAAAATCATCTCCGAAAGCATCAAGCTGATAGATGAGCTGGGCTTTGAGCAGTTCACGTTTAAGAAGCTGGCGGCTGAGATCGGCTCCACGGAGGCGTCTGTCTACCGCTATTTCGAGAACAAGCACAAGCTGCTCGTGTACCTGGTGTCGTGGTATTGGGCATGGGTGGATTACCGGGTGTCCTACGAAATAAACAACCTGCAGGACCCGCGCGAGCGCCTGCGCCGGGTGATCGACGTTATCAGCAACACCGGCCAGAACGACCCCGCCACGGCGCACATTGATGAGGAGGCCCTGCACCGCATCGTTATTGCAGAGGCCTCCAAGGTATACCTTACCAAGGATGTGGATGCAGACAACAAGGAGGGCTACTTTCTGGAGTACAAGCGCCTGTGCAGGCACATCGCCGATATTGTGGCAGAGCTGAACCCGAACTACCCGTACCCGCACGCCATCGTAAGCACGATGCTGGAGGCAGCGCACCAGCAGGTGTTCTTTGCCGAGCACCTCCCTTCCCTCACCGACATGCACGGGCACCAGCAGCCGGAGGCCGCCACCTGTGCGTTTCTGAAGCACCTGATTTTTTCCGCCATCGACCATAGCCAGTAA
- a CDS encoding PQQ-dependent sugar dehydrogenase, producing MRNIYRLLPLLLLFCLCGCYRILSSDGGGQGSIRTGARPIDPSDIALPEGYSAEAVASGLTFPTSVAFDEQGRLYVVEAGYSYGEVFLAPKLLRIEPDGSYTTIATGQKNGPWTGVTYHNGNFYVGEGGELEGGRILRISPEGNITSLVEDLPTLGDHHTNGPAVGPDGNLYFGLGTATNSGVVGPDNYDYGWLQRFPEFHDIPCRDIVLKGRNYTSEIPLGPKSEPQATGAYSPYGTPTREGEIIRGRVPCSGAVMRISPEGEGLELVAWGFRNPFGLAFSPDGQLYISENSYDVRGSRPVWGTADYLWHVKPGTWYGWPDYAGGMRLDGERFEAPGKKAPQPLLAQHPNQPPKPVADLGVHSSSNGLDFSRSSSFGFQGQAFVAQFGDMAPEVGKVLAPVGFKVVRVNVADGTVADFAANRGKIVAPASKLKTGGLERPLGVKFSPDGESLYIVDFGVVKMTEKGAAPQVKTGVVWKITKTKS from the coding sequence ATGAGAAATATTTACCGGCTCCTGCCCTTGCTCCTACTCTTTTGCCTTTGCGGGTGCTACCGCATCCTCTCCTCCGATGGCGGTGGCCAGGGCAGCATCCGCACAGGCGCCCGCCCCATCGACCCCTCCGACATCGCACTGCCGGAAGGGTACTCCGCCGAGGCTGTCGCCAGTGGGCTCACCTTCCCGACCAGCGTGGCTTTTGACGAACAGGGGCGGCTTTACGTCGTGGAGGCAGGTTACTCCTACGGCGAAGTGTTCCTGGCGCCCAAGCTGTTGCGCATAGAGCCGGATGGCAGCTACACCACCATTGCCACAGGGCAGAAGAACGGCCCCTGGACCGGCGTTACCTACCACAACGGCAACTTTTACGTGGGCGAGGGAGGCGAGCTGGAGGGCGGCAGGATTCTGCGAATTTCTCCGGAAGGAAACATCACCTCCTTAGTAGAGGACCTGCCTACGCTGGGCGACCATCACACCAACGGCCCCGCCGTAGGGCCCGACGGGAACCTGTACTTTGGCCTGGGCACTGCCACCAACTCCGGTGTCGTGGGCCCGGACAACTATGACTATGGCTGGCTCCAGCGCTTCCCCGAATTCCACGACATCCCCTGCCGCGACATTGTGCTGAAGGGCCGCAACTATACCTCCGAAATACCGCTTGGCCCCAAGAGCGAGCCGCAGGCAACGGGCGCCTACTCCCCCTACGGCACCCCCACCAGGGAAGGGGAAATTATCAGAGGCCGTGTTCCCTGCTCCGGCGCCGTCATGCGCATCTCCCCGGAGGGCGAGGGGCTGGAGCTGGTGGCATGGGGGTTCCGGAACCCTTTTGGCTTGGCCTTTTCGCCTGATGGCCAGCTTTACATCAGCGAAAACAGCTATGACGTGCGCGGAAGCCGCCCTGTTTGGGGCACTGCCGATTACCTGTGGCATGTAAAGCCGGGCACCTGGTACGGCTGGCCCGACTATGCCGGCGGCATGCGCCTGGACGGGGAGCGCTTTGAGGCGCCGGGCAAAAAGGCCCCGCAGCCTTTGCTGGCGCAGCACCCTAACCAGCCGCCCAAGCCCGTAGCCGACCTGGGCGTGCATTCATCTTCAAATGGGCTGGACTTCTCGCGCAGCAGCTCTTTTGGCTTTCAGGGGCAGGCGTTTGTGGCGCAGTTCGGTGATATGGCCCCGGAGGTAGGCAAAGTGCTGGCGCCTGTCGGGTTTAAAGTGGTGAGGGTAAACGTGGCGGATGGCACAGTAGCCGACTTTGCTGCCAACAGGGGCAAAATAGTGGCACCTGCCTCCAAGTTAAAAACAGGCGGCTTAGAGCGCCCCCTCGGCGTGAAGTTCTCTCCAGACGGGGAGAGCCTTTACATTGTTGACTTCGGGGTAGTGAAGATGACAGAGAAAGGAGCAGCGCCACAGGTTAAAACCGGTGTGGTCTGGAAAATCACTAAAACAAAAAGCTAA
- a CDS encoding HlyD family secretion protein, whose translation MAKDQEIYLNQKAQMEALKHVQSPRLGRVLTYWIGGILLITVLCLFLPWTQNIRTQGTLTAFTPQDRPQTVEATIAGRIEQWHIVEGAFVQAGDTIATISEIKEKYLDPNLLDRLGEQVQAKEGAANATEEKAQAMAQQIQALREGLRYSLQKGRNKITQTRLKLQSDSMDLVAQRMELQIAEDQFARQQKLYEQGLKSLTELEQRRLKLQEAQAKLLSLENKLGATRAELVNARTELNSLQAEYADKIAKADAELNATRSYLYGTQAEISKLQNEYTSTQVRNRYYNIQAPQDGYVVKTLKAGIGETIKEGEAVATIMPENPQLAAELYVKPLDLPLLKVGDKMRLQFEGWPALVFSGWPDVGFGTFGGRVAVIDYTGTNSKYRILVVPDPASEHWPDALRVGSGVYGWAMLNTVPVWYEIWRQLNGFPPDFTGSGTTTGSVDGKTDKNK comes from the coding sequence ATGGCGAAAGACCAAGAAATATACCTGAACCAGAAGGCACAGATGGAAGCCCTCAAGCACGTGCAGTCGCCACGGCTGGGGCGCGTGCTTACCTACTGGATAGGCGGCATTCTGCTGATCACTGTCCTGTGCCTTTTCCTGCCCTGGACGCAGAACATCCGCACACAGGGCACACTAACCGCCTTTACCCCGCAAGACCGCCCGCAAACCGTGGAGGCCACCATTGCCGGCCGCATAGAGCAGTGGCACATTGTGGAGGGCGCCTTTGTGCAAGCCGGTGACACCATCGCCACCATATCCGAAATAAAGGAGAAGTACCTGGACCCCAACCTGCTCGACCGGTTAGGCGAGCAGGTGCAGGCAAAGGAGGGGGCTGCCAATGCCACCGAGGAGAAGGCACAGGCAATGGCCCAGCAGATACAGGCCCTGCGCGAGGGGCTGCGCTACAGCCTGCAGAAGGGCCGCAACAAAATAACGCAGACCCGCCTCAAGCTCCAGAGCGACAGCATGGACCTGGTAGCGCAGCGCATGGAGCTACAGATTGCGGAGGATCAGTTTGCCCGCCAGCAGAAGCTGTATGAGCAGGGCCTGAAGTCACTCACGGAGCTGGAGCAGCGCCGCCTGAAGCTGCAGGAGGCACAGGCAAAGTTGCTCTCGCTGGAGAACAAGCTGGGAGCCACCCGTGCCGAGCTTGTAAACGCCCGCACGGAGCTAAACTCACTGCAGGCCGAGTATGCAGATAAAATTGCCAAGGCTGATGCTGAGCTGAACGCCACCCGCTCCTACCTCTACGGCACGCAGGCCGAGATATCGAAGCTGCAGAACGAGTACACCAGCACTCAGGTGCGCAACCGCTACTACAACATCCAGGCTCCGCAGGACGGTTATGTGGTGAAAACGCTGAAGGCGGGGATCGGGGAAACCATTAAAGAGGGGGAGGCCGTGGCCACCATTATGCCCGAAAACCCACAGCTGGCAGCAGAGCTTTACGTTAAGCCCCTCGACCTGCCCTTGCTGAAGGTCGGCGATAAGATGCGCCTGCAGTTCGAGGGCTGGCCGGCGCTGGTGTTTTCCGGCTGGCCCGATGTGGGCTTCGGAACGTTTGGCGGAAGGGTAGCCGTAATTGACTACACCGGCACAAACAGCAAGTACAGGATACTCGTGGTGCCGGACCCTGCGTCGGAACACTGGCCGGACGCCTTACGCGTAGGCTCCGGCGTGTACGGCTGGGCCATGCTGAACACGGTGCCTGTGTGGTATGAGATATGGCGCCAGCTCAATGGCTTTCCTCCCGACTTCACCGGCAGCGGCACAACTACGGGCAGTGTAGACGGCAAAACAGACAAAAACAAATGA
- a CDS encoding YgaP family membrane protein, with protein sequence MECNVGMTEQKLRVLAGLALVGVGAFYNSKPVAALGIIPILTGMLRWCPLNAVVGYNGCHDKGKAYGR encoded by the coding sequence ATGGAGTGTAACGTAGGAATGACAGAGCAGAAGCTGCGTGTGCTGGCGGGGCTGGCGCTGGTTGGCGTGGGAGCTTTTTATAACTCAAAACCTGTGGCTGCCTTGGGTATCATCCCCATCCTGACTGGCATGCTGCGCTGGTGCCCGCTTAATGCCGTAGTGGGCTACAACGGGTGCCACGACAAAGGGAAGGCCTATGGTCGCTAA